GAAGCTCGACGCGCTCCGCAAGGCCGCGTACAGCCGCTCGCTCGACCCGGTGAACACCCAGCTCGGGTACACCGGCGTCCAGCACTACCTCACCGAGTTCTCCAACGAGCTCGGTCTCGGCACCGGCAACGTCACCACCTACGGCCGCAGCGTCTACGCGGTCCAGCTGGCCAAGGGCGCCGAGTCGCTCCAGCGCTCCATCGGCACGCAGCTCCTGGTCCGGCCCAGCCGGACGGAGGCGGTCTTCGCCCAGCAGTCCGTGGCGTTCAACTCGTACAACTACCTGGAGCAGATCGCCCTCGGCGAGTACAGCTCCGGCGCCCTGCCCGAGGACGTCGAGTTCCTCAAGAAGGTCATGGCCCGCAAGGCCGCCGACGGCGCGAAGCAGATGCAGGCCGCCGACGTCGAGCTACCCAAGGGCAAGGACGGCTCCGTCTACTCCGGCGTCGCCTCCGCGATCGGCACCGCCAAGAGCCCCGAGGCGCTGGCGGCCCTGAAGTCGAAGGGCATCACGACCGAGACCTGGATGGCCGTCGCGACCGCCAAGTTCGAGGGCTACTCCGAGGCCGAGAAGGCGCTCGTCGACAAGGCCGTGACCGAGGCCGTCAAGATCTCCGACGAGGCCAAGACGGACGCCTGGGTCATCGGTGGCATCGTCGTGGTCGCCCTGCTCGCCGCCTTCATCCTGGCCGGGATGATGGCCCGCCAGATGAGCCGCTCGATGCAGCAGCTGCGCACCGCCGCCTTCGGCATCGCCGAGCAGCGCCTGCCGATGCTCGTCGACCAGCTCTCCCGTACCGAGCCCGGCCGGGTCGACACCCGCGTACAGCCGATCCCGATCGACTCGCAGGACGAGATCGGCGAGGTCGCCCGCGCCTTCGACCAGGTCCACCGCGAGGCCGTCCGGCTCGCCGCCGAGCAGGCCATGCTCCGTGGCAACGTCAACGCGATCTTCACCAACCTCTCGCGCCGCAACCAGTCTCTGATCGAGGGCCAGCTGACCCTCATCACCGACCTGGAGAACAACGAGGCCGACCCGGACCAGCTGGAGAACCTCTTCAAGCTGGACCACCTGGCGACCCGTATGCGCCGCAACGGCGAGAACCTCCTGGTCCTCGCCGGCGAGGAGCCGGGCCGTCGCTGGGACCAGCCGGTGCCGCTGGTCGACGTCATGCGCGCCGCCTCCTCCGAGGTGGAGCAGTACGAGCGCATCGAGCTGGCCGGCGTGCCCGAGGCCGAGATCCACGGCCAGGCCGTGACCGACCTCGTCCACCTGCTCGCCGAGCTCCTGGAGAACGCCACCACGTTCTCCTCCCCGCAGACCAAGGTGCGCGTCACCGCGACCCGTCTCCCCGACGGCCGCGTGATGGTCGAGATCCACGACAAGGGCATCGGCCTCACCGCCGAGGACTTCGCGGACATCAACCACAAGCTGGCCAACCCGCCGACCGTGGACGCCGCCGTCTCGCAGCGCATGGGCCTCTTCGTGGTCGGCCGCCTCGCCGACCGGCACGGCATCCGGGTCCAGCTCCGCCCCTCGGGCGAGCAGGCCGGGACGACCTCGCTGGTCATGCTGCCGGACGCGATCACGCACGGTGGTGGCGGCGAGCAGCCGGTCCACGACGACTTCACCGTCTCGCAGATCATTCCCCAGCAGCAGCAGAACGCCTTCGAGGCTCCGGCTCCGCAGGCGATGCTGACCGCCGCGGACCTGGGCTTCGACGACTCGCGCTACGAGGAGCAGGGCGACGGCGAGCGCGAGCTCGACCCGGTCAACCGCTCGCTG
The sequence above is a segment of the Streptomyces sp. NBC_01255 genome. Coding sequences within it:
- a CDS encoding sensor histidine kinase; this translates as MRRSKESSAEQETRGNFTPPSRTAVSPADVPVTPPPAAVPGNSSKLSPRNWRVPTRLNAILLIPVLVGLVMGGFQVKGAIDTWQEAQDAEKTALIVRAASEYSTALLNERDLTAAPLLAAKTPEDRKADAVEQAYAATDAARLKFDEAAKNLPSGQGLERRLRLFKDEEPKLDALRKAAYSRSLDPVNTQLGYTGVQHYLTEFSNELGLGTGNVTTYGRSVYAVQLAKGAESLQRSIGTQLLVRPSRTEAVFAQQSVAFNSYNYLEQIALGEYSSGALPEDVEFLKKVMARKAADGAKQMQAADVELPKGKDGSVYSGVASAIGTAKSPEALAALKSKGITTETWMAVATAKFEGYSEAEKALVDKAVTEAVKISDEAKTDAWVIGGIVVVALLAAFILAGMMARQMSRSMQQLRTAAFGIAEQRLPMLVDQLSRTEPGRVDTRVQPIPIDSQDEIGEVARAFDQVHREAVRLAAEQAMLRGNVNAIFTNLSRRNQSLIEGQLTLITDLENNEADPDQLENLFKLDHLATRMRRNGENLLVLAGEEPGRRWDQPVPLVDVMRAASSEVEQYERIELAGVPEAEIHGQAVTDLVHLLAELLENATTFSSPQTKVRVTATRLPDGRVMVEIHDKGIGLTAEDFADINHKLANPPTVDAAVSQRMGLFVVGRLADRHGIRVQLRPSGEQAGTTSLVMLPDAITHGGGGEQPVHDDFTVSQIIPQQQQNAFEAPAPQAMLTAADLGFDDSRYEEQGDGERELDPVNRSLTREERRAALGAQVQGGDRPLFRDEAEPAAQEYGQGQQEYGQGQEYAQPEAYGQEYAGEYAQHQEQPQEYGQHQEYAQQQYGQAQGQAGEYAGEYPQQGYEAYPQQGYAEPTYEAPAVEQQQYGNAFDTQPHQGEWQDQSAYQGGYGQQYGAESESAPAAPEQAPDRVGFDRPGPTSNPAPDAGHALTDAGLPRRGSVAPQTQQAPRQAPPAQTQQPAQAQQPVQAEQPAGSVEQQQEADGPEAWRSANDERWQRAGKLKDPKAGGVTSSGLPRRVPKANLVEGTAEQTPQGGPQVSRAPEDVRGRLSNLRRGVQQGRNAGTDTNGSGLGPGSTYNQER